CGCACCCAAGGCCGACGCGCCCGAACTGGCCCAGCCTGCACCCGAAGCGGCCGCGCCCGTCGTGGCCGCCGAGACCGTCGAGGCGCCCAAGAAGGCCCCCGCGAAGAAGGCCGCCCCCAAGGCGGCGCCCGCCAAGGCCGAAGCGGCTGAGAAGCCCGCGAAGAAACCTGCCGCGAAGAAGACCGAGGCGAAGGCCGAACCCGCCGAGAAGCCCGCCAAGGCCGCCAAGCCCACCGCGCGCGCCGCGAAACCGGCCGCCAAGCCCGCCGCCGCGCCCGTCAAGGGCGGCCAGCCCGAGAAGCCCTACTACGCGCACGCCAGCATTCAGGAACTCCTGAAGGCCGGCCGCGCCGCCGGGGTGCTCTCCAGCGAGGACATCGCCACCGCGCTCGCCAGCGCGCTGGAAGCCAACGGGCTGGACCCCGAGAGTCCCGACGCGTTCGAGGACATGCAGCTGTACCTCGCCGGGCAGAACATCGAGGTGCAGGACCTCGACGAGGACGAGGACGACACCGAGGAAGAAGCCGCCGAGGACGGCCCGGCCGCCGCGCAGGACGACGACGAGGAGAAATACTTCGACGACATGCCCCGCGCCGTGTCCAACGACCCGGTCCGCCAGTACCTCCACGAGATCGGCCGCGTGCCCCTGCTGACCCTCGAAGAGGAGATCGCCCTGGCGCGCCGCATCGAGGAAGGCGAGGAAGCCCGCAAGGTGCTCGAGGAGGACCTCGAACTCGAGGACCGCGCCCGCCGCCGCCTGATGCGCCAGACCGAGGACGGCGCCGCCGCCCGCCAGGGCCTGATCGAGGCGAACCTCCGACTGGTCGTCAGCATCGCCAAGAAGTACACCGGACGGGGCCTGGGCTTCCTCGACCTGATCCAGGAAGGCAACCAGGGCCTGATCCGCGCGGTCGAGAAGTTCGAGTACCGCCGCCGCTACAAATTCAGCACGTACGCCACGTGGTGGATCCGTCAGGCCATCAACCGCGCCATCGCCGACCAGGCCCGCACCATCCGCATCCCGGTGCACATGGTCGAGACGATCAACAAACTGACCCGCACCGCCCGCCAGCTCCAGCAGGAACTGTCCCGCGAGGCCACCTACGAGGAGATCGCCGAGGCCATGGGTCCCGGCTGGGACGCCGCGAAGGTCGAGGAAGTGCAGAAGGTCAGCCAGGAACCCGTCTCGCTCGAAACCCCCATCGGTGACGAGAAGGACTCCTTCTACGGGGACTTCATTCCCGACGAGAACCTCGACAGTCCCGTCGAGAACGCCGCCAAGACCCTCCTGAGCGAGGAACTGGAAAAGGCCCTGTCGAAACTCACCGAGCGTGAAGCGATGGTCCTGAAGTTCCGCAAGGGCCTCGTGGACGGCCGTGAGCACACCCTGGAGGAGGTCGGGCAGCGCTTCAGCGTCAC
This region of Deinococcus sp. JMULE3 genomic DNA includes:
- the rpoD gene encoding RNA polymerase sigma factor RpoD, with protein sequence MADSTTVRTRKKIDAESGEPKAAARARARVAPGTTPKPVTTATSPMPAKPAAKKAAPKADAPELAQPAPEAAAPVVAAETVEAPKKAPAKKAAPKAAPAKAEAAEKPAKKPAAKKTEAKAEPAEKPAKAAKPTARAAKPAAKPAAAPVKGGQPEKPYYAHASIQELLKAGRAAGVLSSEDIATALASALEANGLDPESPDAFEDMQLYLAGQNIEVQDLDEDEDDTEEEAAEDGPAAAQDDDEEKYFDDMPRAVSNDPVRQYLHEIGRVPLLTLEEEIALARRIEEGEEARKVLEEDLELEDRARRRLMRQTEDGAAARQGLIEANLRLVVSIAKKYTGRGLGFLDLIQEGNQGLIRAVEKFEYRRRYKFSTYATWWIRQAINRAIADQARTIRIPVHMVETINKLTRTARQLQQELSREATYEEIAEAMGPGWDAAKVEEVQKVSQEPVSLETPIGDEKDSFYGDFIPDENLDSPVENAAKTLLSEELEKALSKLTEREAMVLKFRKGLVDGREHTLEEVGQRFSVTRERIRQIENKALRKLKYHESRTRKLRDFLD